AATCAACTCACCAACACTTAAATTCTTTCACCGCATTGCTTTATGGAAAATCGCGATTGGTCCGCATGGCTCGGTTCAAAAAAAGCTGCTACAATCAAGTTTACGGCCGGAGCCTTTGCAGGACAGTGGGAATCAGTTCGGCCGACACGGTCAGCATGTTTTGACCGCCAAAATCGGGAGTGCAAACACTTACTATAAAGTCGTCCTCCGGCTGCCCAAGGTGGGCAGTTGTCTGACGACGCGGCACTTCCATCCCTCTTCCATCACTTTCGTGATAGCAGCCTTTGTGGTCGCGCATTGCGATTGGCAGATGCTTGATTCATGCGGGACACGTTCCCGAACCGTCCATGCCAGGGGCACGGTATCAATCTTCGTTGGTTTATTGCCGTCCCATACGCCGCGGATGTTCCGCGGCTGCCGGATGGTTGTAAATTCACACCTCCTATATGGCCCAATTAATACTGGTTCGACCCGGTAAAACCGATTTCGACTTTCAGGCGCGAATTCAAGGCATCCTCAACATTCCATTGAGCGATGCCGGTCGAGAAGAAGCCGCTCAAACCGCCGAGAAGCTGCAGCCTCTGCAGGCCAAAGCGTTGTATTGCGCCCCGTCGCAAGCCGCCGAGGAAACCGCCGCCATTATCGGCCAACGCCTGGAATTAAAGCCAAAATCCATCGACCGCCTGCAGAATGTGAACATGGGGCGTTGGCAGGGAATGCTGGTCGAGGAAGTTCGTTTGAAGCAGCCCAAGGTTTATAAGCAGTGGCAGGAGCGACCCGAAACCATCCAGCCTCCCGACGGAGAAATGCTGGCCGCGGCCATCGAACGGGCTACCGAGGCCCTGGTAAAGTTGGCTCGCAAACACCGCACCGGCACCATCGCGCTGGTCATTCCGGAACCGCTGGCCAGCTTAATTCAGCACCGCATTCAAGGCACGCCCTGGAGCGATTTATGGCAGGTATCGAACGGCGGTAGCCGGATCGAGATTATGAACTTGGATAAAGACGCGCCCCCCCAACCCGCCCCGGCAATCAATGGCACTGCGGTGAACGGAAAGCCGACAAATGCCGCCGCCGGGACCGTGGAAAAAAATCGCGTGGATGCGCCCGCTCCGCCGGCCAAGCAAGCCCATGCCCCCGTGCTGGTCTACCGTGGGGCAAAGTTCACGCCGCAATAACTCCCGTGCAGCGGCTTGTACATAGCCCGACTGTGTTATTTACATAGCGCGTTATTTACATAGCGTTATTTATATAGCCCGACTGTGTCAGTCGGGTGGCTTCGGCCAGATAATACCCGATCGACGCACCCCCCAGAAATCTGCCCGCAGCGGCTGTCACCCCGGCCAATTTCCGCAAAAACCATGTGACGCTGGCCGGAATTGGGCACTCTAATTCCAATAAACGCCGCAAATTCCCAGCGACATGCGGTTAAAAACCGGTTAAACTTGGCTTGTTCCGCTGATCGGAACCTATCTGCGGACCGAGTGCGGCCGAGCACCTAGAATACAGCCGAGGATTTTGCGTCCAGGGAAAGCGAGCCAATTCGTGGCCACAGGCGAAATTGAATCCGCAGCCGGGGAGCCTCCAGCCCCCCGTCGTCCCAAGCGCGGGGTGCCCGAGGGGCTCTGGGTACCATGCCCCGGTTGTCAGGCCACGCTCTACAAAAAAGAGGTTGCGCGGCGGCTGAACGTCTGCCCGGAATGCAATTATCACTTGTACGTGTCGGCCCAGGAGCGCATTGGGCAAGTGCTGGACGAGGGCACCTTCGAGGAATGGTTTGAGGAATTGTTGCCCACCGATCCGCTGGGCTTCACCGATAAAAAGCCGTATGCCGAGCGTCTGAAGGCCGAGCAAAAACGGACCGGCTTGAGCGATGCCGCCCTGACCGGCACCGGCATGATTCGCGCCCGCCGCGTGGCTTTTGGCGCGACCGATTCCGCGTTCATCATGGGAAGCATGGGCTCGGTCGTAGGCGAAAAGCTCACCCGCCTGACCGAACGCGCCACCGAGGAAAAACTGCCGCTCATCATCATCAGCGGGTCGGGCGGCGGCGCCCGAATGCACGAAGGCATTTTATCGCTGATGCAAATGGCAAAAGTTTCCGCCGCCTTGGCCCGCTACCATAAGTCTGGCGGATTGTTTATTTCCGTCCTTACGAATCCGACGATGGGGGGCGTGGCCGCCAGCTTTGCCTCGCTGGGAGATTTAGTTTTTGCCGAGCCGAAAGCCCTGATCGGCTTTGCCGGGCCGCGCACCATCAAGGCCACCATTCGCATTGAGCTGCCCAAGGGCTTCCAAACTAGCGAATTTCTGCTGGAGCACGGTTTCGTCGATCGCATTGTGGCCCGCCCCGATTTGAAAACCGAAATCGCCCGCGCCATCGACTACTGCGGCAAGTAGTTTGGTGCAATCTGCGGGCCCTAAAGCCGGGCATGTTATGCCCCAGCGGGTGACCGAACTGCCCGACTGACACAGTCGGGCTATGGGCAAAAAAATCTTGGGAAAATTGGGCCACTCGTTTGGTAAAATGCGCGAACACAGGACAGTGGCTAGTGGCTAGAGCTGAGGAACCAGAGCCGAGGGCTTGTGGCTGAAGTTGTGCAATGCACTTCCTCACCGCCTCACCTCTTTACCCGATCACCTGCTCACCCACTCACCCCATCACGCTGTCACACACTAGCCACTAATCACTAGCCCCTAGCCACTAGTCCTAACCACTAGCCCCTAGTCACTTCCCTCGCCCAACAATCAACCGAAAATGCACAATTCCGTACGCAAACTCGATGCGTTCTGTCACTGGCAAGCGGACGACCATCCGCGGATTTGCCGCACCGGCGAGATTGCGCACCAGGCAAACGAGCGCGGTTTTGGCGCGAAAATAAAAATTCGGGATAAAAGTGCCCATGGTAGCCCATCCGGTAGTGCACCGCGGCGATTTTCGCTCTCGCAAGTAAGCCTGATGGAAAGCGCCCGGAGGTGCGAAGCGCTGGCCGCGGATGCAACAGGCGGCCCCGTTCGATATACTCAAGCCATGCTGTTCACTTTCACGTTGCCTGTCGCTGCGGATGGTAATCGTCGGCCTGTTTGGCAGGCGATGGCGCTGGTTTGTCTTGGGCTCTTGGCATGGTCGGCCGGGCGAATTTCCGCGGCAGGCGAGAATTGGCCGCAGTTTCGCGGACCGGCCGGCGACGGCATGTCGGATGCCACGGGCTTGCCGACCACCTTCGGCGAAACGGAAAACGTGCGCTGGAAAACCCCCATTCACGGCAAAGGCTGGAGCAGCCCGGTGGTGTGGGGCAATCAGATTTGGCTCACCACGGCTCCGGAAGATGGCAAGCAAATGTTTGCCATGTGCGTCGATTTGAAAAGCGGCGAAATTTTGCGCGACATTAAGCTCTGGGACATCGCCGAGCCGCAATTCTGTCATCCATACAACAGTTATGCTTCGCCCACCCCGGCGATTGAAGCGGGCCGGGTGTACGTGCACTTTGGGGCGCACGGCACGGCCGCCATTGACACCGCCAGCGGAGAAAAAGTGTGGAGCCGGCAGGATTTGCCGTGCAACCATTTCCGCGGGCCGGGTTCCTCGCCGATCATTGTCGACGATTTGTTGATCCTCACCTTCGACGGATTCGATTACAACTACTTGGTCGGTCTGAACAAACACACCGGCGAAACCGTGTGGCGGCGCGATCGGAATATCGATTACGGCACCGACAACGGCGATTACCACAAAGCATTTAGCACGCCGCAAGTGATCGAATCCGACGGCCGGCGACAGTTGATTAGCCCCAGCGCCGGGGCAACCATTGCCTACGATCCGGCTACCGGCGATGAACTATGGCGCATTCGCTCCGGCGGCATGAATGCCGCGGCCCGGCCGCTCTACAGCAACGGTTTGGCCTATTGCATTGCTCCAGCCGGCGGCTTTGGTTTGTTCGCGTTCAAGCCCAACGGGTCCGGCGATATCACCAAGCAAGTGGTTTGGAAAGCCAAAGCGGGCCGAAGCATTCCCTCGCGCGGGTCGCCGATTTTGCTGGACGGATTGCTGTACATTTCGAACGACACGGGCATTATGTCGGCCATTGACGCCCTTACCGGCGAGAGCATATGGACGCAACGTCACGGCGGAAACATTAGCGCTTCGCCCGTGTATGCTGACGGGAAAATTTACTTTTTCGACGAAGACGGCACCGCGCCGGTGTTAAAGCCCGGTCGAAAATACGAGCTGCTGGCGGAAAATCATTTGGATGCCGGGTGCATGGCATCGCCGGCGGTTGTGGGGCATTCGTTGATTGTACGCACGAAGAAAGAGCTATATCGAATTGAAAATGCAAATTGACGATGCTGGGTAGCCCCGATAGGAAACACAAAAGGACGATTGGAAATGTTCAAAGTTGGCAATCATAATGAAAGTTCCAAACCAACTTGAACTTCAGCGAGCTGCACCATGAATTCCCCAACTACCGATTTGCCTGCAATGTCCGATGACGCTGGTTACCTGCGAAGTATTCGTGCGGTTGTGTTGGGAGCCGCCGCCATAGTAAGTGGATCGCTGGCGATGACGACCATCTTGGGCGTGGCCGCAATTGCAGGAATGCTTGTCCGCGGCAGTGGGGCGGAAACCATCGTGGCACAATTACCCAGTTCGCTGTTGTTCGCAATTTTTTGCGCAGCCGGCGGGTTAATCATGTGCGTCATTGGAGGGTATTCAGCCGCTATGATCGCGGGTTGCAATCCAATTCGCCACGCCTTGTGCGCCGGGGCGCTGGCCACACCGTTGAGCTTAGCGGTGCTGGCGATTTTGGGTGATTCCGGGCCAGTTTGGCTGACCGCGCTGGCCACGGCGCTGATGATTCCTTGCGCCACAGTCGGCGGATGGTTCGCGACCCCCGTTGCAATCACCCTGGCCGCTCCTGTGCACCAGCGGTAGCACATGTTCACAGCTCACGAATACGAGCTCCTCGATTTCGGCCACGGTCGGAAGCTGGAGCGTTTCGGAACTGTTGTACTAGATCGGCCTTGTCCTGTGGCCGATGGGGTTAAATTTGCTCGACCGGAATTATGGAACGAGGCGGGGGCGCGATTCGAGATTTCTTGCGGCAAGAGTTCTCGAGCCGAGCGATTCAAATCCGAACGCGGTCGCTGGATTATTTCGAGCGAGATGGCGGCCACATGGATGATTCGCCATCACAAAATCCGGCTTGAACTTAAACTCACGCCGTTCGGCCACGTGGGCGTATTTCCCGAACAGGCCGAAAATTGGGATTGGATTGGAGCACAAACGAGTGGAATGCGGTTGCGAGTTCTGAATTTATTCGCTTACACCGGGGGGAGCACGCTGTCGGCGGCGGCTCAAGGGGCAGAAGTTACTCACGTCGATGCCGCTAGAAACGTCGTAACCTGGGCTCGCCGCAACGCAACGCTTTCTGGCTTGTCGCCTGCCCCAATTCGCTGGATTGCGGACGATGCATTCAAATTTGCCCGTCGAGAGCTCAAACGTGGGCAACAATACGATGCCGTAATTCTCGATCCGCCCAGTTACGGCCACGGTTCCAGAGGTGAGCCGTGGAAACTTGACAATCACTTACCAGAAATACTGAGCATGTGCCGCGAATTGACTGGTTCGCAGCCACGCTTCCTGCTGCTCACTTGCCATGCACCAAGCTACCATTCGCGCCGTTTAGCCGAGTGCCTGATCACCGCTGGCTTTGCCCAGCGCGTCGGGCAAGTTGAGATGGGAAAATTATCGCTCTGTGCGGTCGGCGGCCGCCGATTAAACGCCGGGGTGTTTGCACGAATGTCAGTGAATTGAACACTACACTGCAGCGCATCAGTTCGCTTGCATCCGCACAGCTCCATCCAGTCGAATGACGGTGCCGTTGAGGTAGGTATTTTCGATGATCGATTGCACCAATTGGGCGAATTCCTCCGGTTTGCCGAAGCGCGGTGGAAAGAGAATTTGCTCGCTGAGCGACTTTCGCAATTCATTGGTCGTGGCGGCCATCATGGCAGTTTCGAAAATGCCCGGTGCAATTGCCAACACGCGAATACCAAACCGCGCCAGTTCCCGGGCCGCGGGCAGGGTGAGGCTGGCGACCGCACCTTTGCTGGCGGCATAAGCAGCCTGTCCGATTTGCCCTTCGAATGCAGCCACAGAGGAGGTGTTGACAATGACGCCACGCTCGCCGTTGCTATGGGGCGTGTTGGTTGACATTGTTGCTGCCGCCAACCGCAGCATGTTGAAGGTGCCAATTAAGTTTACTCGGATCACGCGCTCAAACAGTGCCATATCGTGTGGACCGTGTTTACCGACAAGCCGCGCTGCTCCCAAAATTCCTGCGCATTGTACCAAGCCTTGAAGCGGACCAAATTCGCGTTGCACCGTCTCAATTACTACCTTTGCGTCGTGTTCGCTGGTTACGTCAGTATGAACAAACCGTGCGGCCCGGCCCAATTCCACTGCGAATGCTTGGCCGATCGCTTCGTTCAAATCAGCTATCACCACTTGTCCCCCGGCTGCAACTAGTCGTCGAGCACAAGCCATGCCCAATCCGCTGGCTCCCCCGGTGATGAGGAAAGTATTATCTTTGATTTGCATGGTTGGAGGCTGGGCCCAATTGTCGCTTGGTGTCTGAATGTTTAACGGCGTACTCTTGAATGTTTGACACCGGGGGCGTCGAAATCTTTGTTCGTCAATCGCCGTCCTGTAGTTGGTTGTTGGTCCCACGATCGCGCAAAATAGGCTTCACTCGCGTGCCGTCTTTCAACCCGCTTTCAGGAGCCAGGACAACCAATTCGCCGGGCTGCAGGCCATGGGTGATTTCCGCCATTTCGTCGTTCATTAAACCGGTTTCGATCGGTTGCAGTCGGGCGTGACCCTCGCGAATGGCAAACACTAACCACTTACCGTCACCACCGCGAAAAAGTGCAGAGCGAGGCACCGTCAGCGCATTGTCATTTTGTGCAGTAAATACCCGAACTCGAACGCGATAGTCGATTCCCAAATAGCGGTCTTTTCGCAAGCGCGCCAAATCGTCCGGATTGAACGCCATGATCACTTTCACACGTTGTTGTTCGACTCCAAGGGAACTAACTTTGGTAAAACCTGCGGGATAAATTCGCTTTACCAGGCCACGCGCCGATGTGGCGCCAATGGCTGGACCGGTGACTTCTACTGGGTCCCCTTCTTTCACGTTGACAACGTCTTGACTAAGAATATCGGCTTCTAATTCTAAATTTTCCAACCGGCCAATTTTCAAGAGGACGGTGCCGGCAGCGACTTGACGTTCATCGCTAATGTCGCGTTCCAACACCACGCCATCGACTGGAGAACGGAGTTCACCGCGGTTACGATCCCGGTCCATTTCCTTCAACCGCACATTAGCTTCCTCGAGCTGCATTTTTAGCACGTCATGGGTAAGTCCTTTGCGGTCGATATATTGTCGCACGCCTGTGGGCAGCAGTGCGGTGGCCGCTTGCAAGGCCTCAATAGCACGTTCAACCAGCAAATCTTGCTGATATTCGACGCCGGCCTGCACTTGCTGCAATTGGACCTGCTCGTACTCGTCCTGTGTGGCAGTCTTGGTTTGGTACATTTTGCGGACTCGATCAGTATTATTATTGGCGTAATCGAGTTTTGCCCGGCCGGATTCCACTTGGGCCTTGGCAGCTTCCACGGTGCGGTCGATCGAGTCAACGTAACTAAGCGATTGCTTTAATCCGGTAGTTTCCACGCTGACATCGTCTTTTTCACGTATCGAAGCTTTCAGACGCTCGACGGCAGCAGTCGCCGCCTCGACCGCCAAATCTAAATCAGAAGTGATAATGTGGGCCACGATCTGGCCTTGATGCACTGGCGTTCCTTCGACCAAATCGATAGCGGAAATGCGACCGTCCTGCGGCATCGTAATATTGTAAGTTTGCGGCAACCGGGTTTTACCCCGCTCCTCGACAAACTCCTGAATCTTGCCGCGGACCACGGCCGCGACTTCCACCGGCAATCCTCCATTGAGCGCGCTGGCAACGATTGCCACCAGTATGATGGCAACCGCGGCGAGGGCAGCAATCATCCAAGTACGCATAGGCGGGTTCAGGACTCAGGACTTTGTACGACTCTTGAAATTGTACGTTATTCGAATACCGGACAAATGCCGCCAAATGTCAATTTCTGCGGTTGGCAGATCACTCCTTCACATTTAAGGCCTCGCGCCAATCCATGCGGTTAATTGCTGCCTGGACGAAAAAATGTGCGGCCAAGCAAAAGACAATTGCTAAGCCAATCACCAACAACCACACTGCCGGCCGCGTGACCAACGGAAAGCGAAACATTTCGGTATCGAACCGCACCTTCGTTAGCCACAACGTTAAAGCATATCCTGTAGGCAAGCCCAACAGTGTGCCGAGTAAGTTCACCAACATGCTTTCGCGCAAGAAATAGCCACCGATTTGAAAGCTGGTATAACCTACGACCCGCAGGGTCGCCACTTCTCGTCGTCGCTCTGCCAAACCAATCAGCGATGTGTTAAGCAGACTGCAGAAAAAAATAATGCCCGCAAACAGCGACAGCAGCACGATGAAAATCATCTGAGTTTTCAGAGCGGTTTCCACCAAATTGTGAATGGCGTCTGCTTTAGCCGAATAATTCTGCAATGCCGGCAATTCTTTGATCTCCTTCAGCATTTCGCTTAATTTGGTTGCGCGCGGATCGGTCTGAATTTCAACGCCCGTAAGGGCCAATTCTTCGCCGATCAGCCGACTCAGATACTCGATGTTGGCATATACTGCCAGACCCACGTAACTGTCGGAAATGTTCGCGATGGGCACTTCACAAGTTCGCCGTAAGCCTTTGATGGGTTGCATCAGCACGGTGTCGCCGCGGGTGACTTGTAATAAATCGGCAAGTTTGCGACTCATGGTCAATCCAACAGGCTCGATGGTCACGATGCGGCCTGCTTGATCGTGCGGAACAAGCAGCCGCCCTGCCGAGACTAAGCCTGTGACATTCCCTTTATGACGATTCGAACCATGAAAAAATTCGCATGCTACGTCCAAAGTGGGTTCGGCATAATCAACGCCCGACAAATTTCGAACTTCCTGTAGTGCATCCCAGCCATGTTCGTCCTTGAAGCCCAAATCGACATCACTGTGCATTACTTTTTCGAATTGGAAATCGATGATGTATTCGATGCCGAATCGAAGCATGAAACCGGTAGTTAAAATCGCTGCTCCCATACAGGCCGCGAAAATTCCCACAGCCGTGCGTGCTTTGTGTCGAATGACATTCCGCAGCACCATTCGCCAACCGAAACTTAGCCGCTGCCAAAAGTGAGTGAATTGCTCCAGCCAAATGCGCCCACCGGCGACCGGCGGCTTGGGACGCATGGCTTCCGCCGGACTCAGCCTCAAAGCTCCGCGAGTTCCCTGCCATGAACCGACGAGTGAACATCCCAGGCTGATGGCCAAGCCGGTCATATACAAGTCGGGATATACCACATTCTGCAGATGCGGAAATTCGAAAAAATTGCGCAGCACCGACGTGACAAACGTCGCCATGCCATAACCAAGCGGCAATCCTAGCACGCCGCCGCACAAGCCAACCGCGCCGCCAAACTTTAAAAAGTGCCAAAATATCTGTGAGTTGGAATAGCCTAAGGCTTTCAGTGTGCCCACTACGTTTCGTTGCTGGTCGATTAAGCGAACCATGAGCATGTTCAAAACTAGTGCGGCCACGGCAAGAAAAATTGCCGGCATAAATTGGGCGAACACTCCCAGCCCGCGAATTTCGTCGCTCAAAAACCGATTTGAAGGTTGATCTTTGCGGGCTGTGGTGGAAAAGACACCATAATCGTTTAACAAATACTCCGCGCGGCGCAAGATTTCGTCGGATCGATCGCGCCACTCTGCGTCCAGCACGCCAACTACTTGATTGGCCGCTCCGTCCATGTCGAATACTTCTTCCGCATAGGTTTGCTTCACATAAAACACGCCAAAATGTTCCCGGTCGGGGGCCAAGCTGCCAGGATTCATCAAGTACACAAATTCGCTGGAAATCGCTGTGCCGGCAATGAATAACTGTTCGCGGCGATTGTTCAGCAAAAGATGAATCCATTGGCCTGGATGTAAGCCGTGGAGCCGGGCAAACGTGTCGTTAATAATCACTTCATTCCGATGCTGTTCGGTGAAATAGCTGCCGCGAGTGAGAACAATGTCGTTGATGATCGACTGCTGCACGTCAGGCAATGACAGCACCAACGCGTTGATTGGCTCGACAACATTTGGCAAGTCTACCGTGGCATAGGACTGGATGCGGGGACGAATTTCGCTGACGCCGGGCAACTGTGCGAGCATATCGAGTTCAGCCAGCGGCACTTTTTTCAGGTCGATCCAAAAATCAGCCATCCGGCACTGTTGGTAGTATTCTTGCTTGGCTTGATCTAAATTGTTGCAGGCCGATCGCATGTAAATAAAACACATAACGCCTACAGCAATCAGACTAGTAATGGCCAAGAGCAAGCCCCGAGAAACCACCAGTTCGCGCAGAACTTTGCGATTGAGAACTTTCACCAGACGATTTCCTCCGGCGGTTTGGGCATCGGGTTGTCGTGAATTTCGACGATTTGTCCGCTGCGCAACCGAACCACACGATTGGCTGTATCAGCCAATGCGCCGTTATGGGTGATGATCATAATGGTTTTGCCCAGGCGGTTTTTCAAATCGACCAACAGCCTCAGGACATTTTTCCCGGTTTCAAAATCAAGTGCTCCGGTGGGTTCGTCGCACAACAATAATCCTGGGTTTTTTGCCAAGGCACGGGCAATAGCCACACGCTGCTGCTCGCCGCCCGACATTTGCGCTGGAAAATGATCGGCCCGATCGGTTAGTCCGACCAGTTCCAGCACCTCGTCGACATCCATCGGTCGAGTACTAATTTCTGTGCTTATCAACACATTTTCGCGTGCAGTAAGATTGGGCACCAAATTGTAAAACTGAAAGACAAAGCCAATTGTTTCGCGGCGGTATCTTGTCAGTTCGCGTGGCGTAGCACCGGAAATGTCGCGCTCTTGATACCACACTTGGCCGACCGTGGGTGTATCGAGCCCACCGATCAGATTCAAAAGTGTAGTTTTTCCCGATCCGCTTGGCCCCACCAGCACCAGCAACTCTCCGCTAAAGATTTGCAAATCAATGTGCTTAAGCACTTCGACCGAGACTTCGCCCATCCGATAAGTTTTGCCAATGTTATCCAAATGCAGCAACACTTGCTGAGGGGGCACTAACGTCGGGGCAAGCGAAGCGAATGAATTCATGGAAGGCTGCCCCTGATATTTCAACCTGGAAAAAATTGCGTATTGATGCACTTTCCTTCAATTTTACCTAGAATTTGTCTTTGCCGAAGCACTTCCTTAGGCCGCCAAAACGCAGCGAGAAATTATGTGCGCAAAAGAGACAGCCCGTCGGTTAAGAAGTTGGCGGGGCTGGATAAAAGCCAAGAAAACCGCGTGCGGCTTAGCGAATAGGGATAACGCCGGAGTCCGCAGATGCTGCAATCGGCTCGCCGGTAACAACCGGAGCCAACACCGGGGCCGTGGCCAACGCTTCTGGCAATGTCACTTCTCGAGCGGTTTGATTGGTGGCCAAGTAGCGACGGACATAATCCACCGTTTCGTCGACGGTGTCAGCTTGCAGCAGTAGCAAGTCGCCGGGCTGCAACACGGATAAAGCTGCTTCAATCGCTTTTATGGCCCCGAAGACTTCTTCAATGTGCTCGACTCTTTGGGCGCGAGACAGACCTTCGCGGAAACGGGTCATGATCTCGCCGGGAGTGCGGCCGCGCACATAATGATCTTCATACAAAATCACACGATCGAATGCCTCGCCGAGCAATTCGCCTTGGCGAACCATGTCGACGTCACGCCGATCGCCCGCAGCAGTAT
This genomic stretch from Pirellulales bacterium harbors:
- a CDS encoding histidine phosphatase family protein — its product is MAQLILVRPGKTDFDFQARIQGILNIPLSDAGREEAAQTAEKLQPLQAKALYCAPSQAAEETAAIIGQRLELKPKSIDRLQNVNMGRWQGMLVEEVRLKQPKVYKQWQERPETIQPPDGEMLAAAIERATEALVKLARKHRTGTIALVIPEPLASLIQHRIQGTPWSDLWQVSNGGSRIEIMNLDKDAPPQPAPAINGTAVNGKPTNAAAGTVEKNRVDAPAPPAKQAHAPVLVYRGAKFTPQ
- the accD gene encoding acetyl-CoA carboxylase, carboxyltransferase subunit beta; the protein is MATGEIESAAGEPPAPRRPKRGVPEGLWVPCPGCQATLYKKEVARRLNVCPECNYHLYVSAQERIGQVLDEGTFEEWFEELLPTDPLGFTDKKPYAERLKAEQKRTGLSDAALTGTGMIRARRVAFGATDSAFIMGSMGSVVGEKLTRLTERATEEKLPLIIISGSGGGARMHEGILSLMQMAKVSAALARYHKSGGLFISVLTNPTMGGVAASFASLGDLVFAEPKALIGFAGPRTIKATIRIELPKGFQTSEFLLEHGFVDRIVARPDLKTEIARAIDYCGK
- a CDS encoding PQQ-binding-like beta-propeller repeat protein; its protein translation is MLFTFTLPVAADGNRRPVWQAMALVCLGLLAWSAGRISAAGENWPQFRGPAGDGMSDATGLPTTFGETENVRWKTPIHGKGWSSPVVWGNQIWLTTAPEDGKQMFAMCVDLKSGEILRDIKLWDIAEPQFCHPYNSYASPTPAIEAGRVYVHFGAHGTAAIDTASGEKVWSRQDLPCNHFRGPGSSPIIVDDLLILTFDGFDYNYLVGLNKHTGETVWRRDRNIDYGTDNGDYHKAFSTPQVIESDGRRQLISPSAGATIAYDPATGDELWRIRSGGMNAAARPLYSNGLAYCIAPAGGFGLFAFKPNGSGDITKQVVWKAKAGRSIPSRGSPILLDGLLYISNDTGIMSAIDALTGESIWTQRHGGNISASPVYADGKIYFFDEDGTAPVLKPGRKYELLAENHLDAGCMASPAVVGHSLIVRTKKELYRIENAN
- a CDS encoding class I SAM-dependent methyltransferase, encoding MFTAHEYELLDFGHGRKLERFGTVVLDRPCPVADGVKFARPELWNEAGARFEISCGKSSRAERFKSERGRWIISSEMAATWMIRHHKIRLELKLTPFGHVGVFPEQAENWDWIGAQTSGMRLRVLNLFAYTGGSTLSAAAQGAEVTHVDAARNVVTWARRNATLSGLSPAPIRWIADDAFKFARRELKRGQQYDAVILDPPSYGHGSRGEPWKLDNHLPEILSMCRELTGSQPRFLLLTCHAPSYHSRRLAECLITAGFAQRVGQVEMGKLSLCAVGGRRLNAGVFARMSVN
- a CDS encoding SDR family NAD(P)-dependent oxidoreductase — translated: MQIKDNTFLITGGASGLGMACARRLVAAGGQVVIADLNEAIGQAFAVELGRAARFVHTDVTSEHDAKVVIETVQREFGPLQGLVQCAGILGAARLVGKHGPHDMALFERVIRVNLIGTFNMLRLAAATMSTNTPHSNGERGVIVNTSSVAAFEGQIGQAAYAASKGAVASLTLPAARELARFGIRVLAIAPGIFETAMMAATTNELRKSLSEQILFPPRFGKPEEFAQLVQSIIENTYLNGTVIRLDGAVRMQAN
- a CDS encoding HlyD family efflux transporter periplasmic adaptor subunit, with the translated sequence MRTWMIAALAAVAIILVAIVASALNGGLPVEVAAVVRGKIQEFVEERGKTRLPQTYNITMPQDGRISAIDLVEGTPVHQGQIVAHIITSDLDLAVEAATAAVERLKASIREKDDVSVETTGLKQSLSYVDSIDRTVEAAKAQVESGRAKLDYANNNTDRVRKMYQTKTATQDEYEQVQLQQVQAGVEYQQDLLVERAIEALQAATALLPTGVRQYIDRKGLTHDVLKMQLEEANVRLKEMDRDRNRGELRSPVDGVVLERDISDERQVAAGTVLLKIGRLENLELEADILSQDVVNVKEGDPVEVTGPAIGATSARGLVKRIYPAGFTKVSSLGVEQQRVKVIMAFNPDDLARLRKDRYLGIDYRVRVRVFTAQNDNALTVPRSALFRGGDGKWLVFAIREGHARLQPIETGLMNDEMAEITHGLQPGELVVLAPESGLKDGTRVKPILRDRGTNNQLQDGD
- a CDS encoding FtsX-like permease family protein; its protein translation is MKVLNRKVLRELVVSRGLLLAITSLIAVGVMCFIYMRSACNNLDQAKQEYYQQCRMADFWIDLKKVPLAELDMLAQLPGVSEIRPRIQSYATVDLPNVVEPINALVLSLPDVQQSIINDIVLTRGSYFTEQHRNEVIINDTFARLHGLHPGQWIHLLLNNRREQLFIAGTAISSEFVYLMNPGSLAPDREHFGVFYVKQTYAEEVFDMDGAANQVVGVLDAEWRDRSDEILRRAEYLLNDYGVFSTTARKDQPSNRFLSDEIRGLGVFAQFMPAIFLAVAALVLNMLMVRLIDQQRNVVGTLKALGYSNSQIFWHFLKFGGAVGLCGGVLGLPLGYGMATFVTSVLRNFFEFPHLQNVVYPDLYMTGLAISLGCSLVGSWQGTRGALRLSPAEAMRPKPPVAGGRIWLEQFTHFWQRLSFGWRMVLRNVIRHKARTAVGIFAACMGAAILTTGFMLRFGIEYIIDFQFEKVMHSDVDLGFKDEHGWDALQEVRNLSGVDYAEPTLDVACEFFHGSNRHKGNVTGLVSAGRLLVPHDQAGRIVTIEPVGLTMSRKLADLLQVTRGDTVLMQPIKGLRRTCEVPIANISDSYVGLAVYANIEYLSRLIGEELALTGVEIQTDPRATKLSEMLKEIKELPALQNYSAKADAIHNLVETALKTQMIFIVLLSLFAGIIFFCSLLNTSLIGLAERRREVATLRVVGYTSFQIGGYFLRESMLVNLLGTLLGLPTGYALTLWLTKVRFDTEMFRFPLVTRPAVWLLVIGLAIVFCLAAHFFVQAAINRMDWREALNVKE
- a CDS encoding ABC transporter ATP-binding protein, whose product is MNSFASLAPTLVPPQQVLLHLDNIGKTYRMGEVSVEVLKHIDLQIFSGELLVLVGPSGSGKTTLLNLIGGLDTPTVGQVWYQERDISGATPRELTRYRRETIGFVFQFYNLVPNLTARENVLISTEISTRPMDVDEVLELVGLTDRADHFPAQMSGGEQQRVAIARALAKNPGLLLCDEPTGALDFETGKNVLRLLVDLKNRLGKTIMIITHNGALADTANRVVRLRSGQIVEIHDNPMPKPPEEIVW